The Tenacibaculum jejuense genome includes a window with the following:
- a CDS encoding SIMPL domain-containing protein (The SIMPL domain is named for its presence in mouse protein SIMPL (signalling molecule that associates with mouse pelle-like kinase). Bacterial member BP26, from Brucella, was shown to assemble into a channel-like structure, while YggE from E. coli has been associated with resistance to oxidative stress.) encodes MKKVLFVIIILTSFIGVAQTNIDSRPFIEVTGVAEKEVVPNEIYLDIPVEERIEKGRKITIQEIENELKKGLKSCGVPEENLSISNLNSKLVKTGWWNKEILATADYELKVNDASVLKDLFEIFERLKIKNAKITKASHDKIETIRKEVRIAAIKAAKEKADYLLNAIGEKTGKSLIIRDVGNQQINNFSFANTAYKQNKLMSREVKFKQGNIQFQNIKISSSIYVKFEIK; translated from the coding sequence ATGAAAAAAGTATTATTTGTAATTATCATTTTAACTTCCTTTATTGGTGTAGCACAAACCAATATTGATTCACGACCTTTTATTGAAGTAACTGGAGTTGCAGAAAAAGAAGTAGTTCCGAATGAAATTTATTTGGATATACCTGTAGAAGAACGTATTGAAAAAGGAAGGAAAATTACCATTCAAGAAATTGAAAATGAATTAAAAAAAGGATTAAAATCTTGTGGTGTTCCAGAAGAAAATCTATCAATTTCAAACTTAAATTCTAAACTTGTTAAAACTGGATGGTGGAATAAAGAAATTCTTGCCACAGCAGATTATGAATTGAAAGTTAACGATGCGAGTGTTCTTAAAGATTTGTTCGAAATTTTTGAACGCTTAAAAATTAAGAATGCGAAAATCACGAAGGCTTCTCACGATAAAATAGAAACTATTCGTAAAGAAGTAAGAATTGCAGCTATTAAAGCCGCTAAAGAAAAAGCGGATTATTTGTTAAATGCTATCGGAGAGAAAACAGGTAAATCTTTAATTATAAGAGATGTTGGTAACCAGCAAATTAATAATTTCTCATTTGCTAACACTGCTTACAAACAAAATAAACTGATGTCTAGGGAAGTAAAATTCAAACAAGGAAATATTCAATTTCAAAATATTAAGATTTCATCTAGCATATATGTGAAATTTGAAATCAAATAA
- a CDS encoding gamma carbonic anhydrase family protein, translating into MPIIKTVRGKSPQIPEDCFVAENATIVGEVTMGEQCSVWFNAVIRGDVHFIKMGNKVNVQDGAVIHATYEKSPTTIGNNVSIGHNAIVHGCTIHDNVLVGMGSIIMDDCIIESNTIIAAGAVVTKNTHVKSGSIYAGVPAKKVKDISPELTSGEVDRIANNYVKYASWFKE; encoded by the coding sequence ATGCCAATAATAAAAACCGTAAGAGGTAAATCTCCTCAAATACCAGAAGATTGTTTTGTAGCCGAAAATGCAACCATTGTAGGAGAAGTAACAATGGGAGAACAATGTAGTGTTTGGTTTAATGCTGTAATTAGAGGAGATGTTCACTTTATAAAAATGGGAAATAAAGTAAATGTTCAAGATGGAGCAGTAATTCACGCTACATATGAAAAATCTCCTACAACAATTGGAAATAATGTATCAATAGGTCATAATGCGATTGTACATGGTTGCACAATTCATGATAATGTTTTAGTAGGGATGGGAAGTATTATTATGGATGATTGTATCATAGAAAGCAATACTATAATTGCAGCAGGAGCGGTAGTGACTAAAAACACTCATGTTAAAAGTGGGAGTATTTATGCCGGAGTTCCAGCAAAAAAAGTAAAAGATATTTCTCCAGAATTAACTTCAGGAGAAGTTGATAGAATAGCCAATAATTACGTCAAATATGCAAGTTGGTTTAAGGAATGA
- a CDS encoding O-acetylhomoserine aminocarboxypropyltransferase/cysteine synthase family protein → MSTLQFETNALHAGHDVTQTGGTRAVPIYQTTSYVFNNADHAANLFSLKELGFIYTRLNNPTNQILQERLAALEGGVGAVVFASGTAAISTGLLTLLRAGDHIVASSSLYGGTYNLLKVTLPRLGITTTFVDSSDPENFGKAVQENTRAFFAESLGNPKLDVLDLENISSEAKKAKVPFIVDNTVATPSLLNPIEYGANIVIHSLTKYIGGQGNSLGGVIVDAGNFDWDNGKFPEFTEPSAGYHGLKYYETLGAASFTFKLILEGLRDFGGALSPTNAFQIIQGLETLPVRIQKHSENALELAKWLQEQDEVAWVNYPGLEGNKYKALADKYLPKGQSGIVTFGAKKGYEAAKTIADNTKLFSLLANIGDTKSLIIHPASTTHQQLSDEEQEATGVTQDLIRLSVGLENVEDLKSDLKEAFKAVNLLVIQE, encoded by the coding sequence ATGAGTACATTACAATTCGAAACAAATGCATTACATGCTGGGCATGATGTAACACAAACAGGAGGAACAAGAGCAGTTCCAATTTATCAAACCACTTCATATGTGTTTAATAATGCAGATCATGCAGCTAATTTATTTTCATTAAAAGAATTAGGATTTATATACACACGCTTAAATAATCCAACAAATCAAATTTTGCAAGAACGTTTAGCGGCTTTAGAAGGTGGAGTGGGAGCAGTAGTTTTTGCTTCGGGAACAGCTGCAATTTCAACAGGATTATTAACGTTACTAAGAGCTGGAGATCATATTGTAGCTTCTAGTAGTTTATACGGAGGAACCTATAATTTACTAAAAGTAACTTTACCAAGATTAGGAATTACAACTACTTTTGTAGATTCATCAGATCCTGAGAATTTCGGAAAAGCAGTACAGGAAAACACAAGAGCATTTTTTGCTGAATCGTTAGGAAATCCGAAGTTAGATGTATTAGATCTTGAGAATATTTCCTCTGAAGCTAAAAAGGCGAAAGTTCCTTTTATCGTAGACAATACAGTTGCTACACCATCTTTACTAAATCCAATTGAATACGGTGCAAACATTGTTATTCATTCTTTAACAAAATACATTGGTGGACAAGGAAATTCTCTTGGAGGAGTAATTGTTGATGCCGGAAATTTTGATTGGGATAATGGTAAATTTCCAGAATTCACTGAACCTTCAGCAGGTTATCACGGATTAAAATATTACGAGACTTTAGGAGCTGCATCATTTACATTCAAATTAATTTTAGAAGGATTACGTGATTTTGGAGGGGCTTTAAGTCCGACCAATGCATTTCAAATCATTCAAGGTTTAGAAACCTTACCTGTAAGAATTCAAAAACATAGTGAAAATGCTTTAGAATTAGCAAAATGGTTACAAGAACAAGATGAAGTAGCTTGGGTAAATTATCCAGGTTTAGAGGGAAATAAATACAAAGCTTTAGCGGATAAATATTTACCAAAAGGTCAAAGTGGAATTGTAACATTCGGAGCTAAAAAAGGATACGAAGCAGCAAAAACTATAGCAGATAACACGAAGTTATTCTCATTATTAGCAAATATTGGAGATACAAAATCTTTAATAATTCATCCAGCAAGTACAACACATCAGCAGTTGAGTGATGAAGAACAAGAAGCAACAGGAGTAACGCAAGATTTAATTCGACTTTCAGTAGGATTAGAAAATGTTGAAGATTTAAAGTCTGATTTAAAAGAAGCTTTTAAAGCTGTAAATCTGTTAGTAATTCAAGAATAA
- a CDS encoding LytR/AlgR family response regulator transcription factor: protein MKLKTIIVEDEQISREILKNYVKKYCPSIELMGEASNIEEAYELIQQHELDLVFLDVEMPFGNGFDLLEKVEDKTFETIFVTAYDHYAIEALNNQATYYLLKPISIDELIKSVNLVLEIKEKENQLQNKILTPSATIQGKITIPLQDGFEVINVEDIIFCKADDNYTEIHFSNSKKIVSKTLKHFEEVLKEYPFARIHKSYMVNINHIKKYKKGKGGSVELINGKEVLVSASKKGNLLAYFK from the coding sequence ATGAAACTAAAAACAATTATTGTTGAAGATGAACAAATCAGTAGAGAGATTTTAAAAAATTATGTAAAAAAATATTGTCCAAGCATTGAGTTAATGGGAGAAGCAAGCAATATTGAAGAAGCTTATGAGTTAATTCAACAGCATGAATTAGACCTTGTTTTTTTAGATGTAGAAATGCCATTTGGGAACGGATTTGATTTACTTGAGAAAGTAGAAGACAAAACATTTGAAACCATTTTTGTAACTGCTTATGATCATTATGCAATTGAGGCATTAAATAATCAAGCCACATATTATTTATTAAAGCCAATTTCTATTGATGAACTTATTAAATCGGTGAATTTAGTTTTAGAAATTAAAGAAAAAGAAAACCAACTACAGAATAAAATTCTTACCCCAAGTGCAACAATACAAGGGAAAATAACAATTCCGCTTCAAGATGGTTTTGAAGTTATCAATGTAGAAGATATAATTTTTTGCAAGGCAGATGATAATTACACAGAAATTCACTTTTCAAATTCCAAAAAGATTGTCAGTAAAACGTTAAAACATTTCGAAGAAGTTTTAAAAGAATATCCTTTTGCCAGAATTCATAAATCATACATGGTAAATATCAATCATATCAAGAAGTATAAAAAAGGAAAAGGAGGAAGTGTTGAGCTGATCAATGGAAAAGAAGTTTTAGTATCTGCATCGAAGAAAGGAAATTTACTAGCGTATTTTAAATGA
- a CDS encoding glucosaminidase domain-containing protein has product MKLRFFLLCITIFVLSSCGSKKQIINRTPQKPVVVDDHEIESSTEVPTVTPKKKKKKSYESIVKTTQDYVEKFAPIAVREMYKYKIPASITLAQGILESGSGRSNLAIRSNNHFGIKCHRGWKGKSVTHDDDRIAECFRKYKHPERSYEDHSKFLTSRKRYSKLFRLRITDYKGWAYGLKRAGYATDKKYPQKLIALIKKYDLTKYDRERYKPSTPSTKKTETVIVTQDDDTNTRFFYKVIKGDTLYSIARKFKTSVKSLKLLNGLKDNTLSIGQELILKK; this is encoded by the coding sequence ATGAAGTTGAGATTTTTTTTATTGTGTATAACAATATTCGTATTGTCAAGTTGTGGTTCTAAAAAACAAATAATAAATAGAACACCGCAAAAACCTGTAGTTGTAGACGATCATGAGATAGAAAGCTCTACTGAAGTTCCAACAGTTACACCAAAAAAGAAAAAGAAAAAATCGTACGAAAGTATAGTTAAAACCACTCAAGATTATGTAGAGAAATTTGCTCCAATAGCTGTAAGAGAAATGTATAAATATAAAATTCCAGCGAGTATAACATTAGCTCAAGGAATTTTAGAATCGGGTAGTGGAAGAAGTAATTTAGCAATACGTTCTAACAATCATTTTGGAATTAAATGTCATCGTGGTTGGAAGGGAAAAAGTGTAACTCATGACGATGATAGAATAGCAGAATGTTTTAGAAAATATAAACATCCTGAAAGATCATACGAAGACCATTCTAAATTTTTAACATCAAGAAAACGTTATTCGAAATTATTTAGATTAAGAATTACAGATTATAAAGGTTGGGCATACGGCCTTAAAAGAGCTGGTTATGCAACAGATAAAAAATATCCTCAAAAGTTAATTGCGTTAATTAAAAAGTACGATCTAACAAAATACGATAGAGAAAGATATAAACCTTCAACACCGTCTACTAAAAAGACAGAGACAGTAATTGTTACTCAAGACGACGATACTAATACAAGATTTTTTTACAAGGTGATAAAAGGAGATACATTATATTCTATAGCAAGAAAATTTAAAACTTCTGTAAAATCATTAAAACTATTAAATGGTTTAAAAGATAATACATTGAGTATTGGTCAAGAATTAATATTAAAAAAATAA
- a CDS encoding histidine kinase, whose product MKLKYYIAFIILTITSLKVKSQGPVLNKGGGFELKVRIYDTESNEYIKNAQVSINAFVTTRSDINGFYRLKARINDELVVRHPDFETVRKVIDIKDDITIEVRDNPRYSKKKWTSFRNRTKRKTTSKDYTQIMDSAVYYKEKDLDKSIFFIEEALEANESKKRNANTYKVLGDIYFFWKQYDIAISNYKISLQIFDKEETRLQLAKTQFLAKKYEDSEISYKMLEDESLSNYDKVQVLEGLADALAKQNKDKDAKKYYEQALKLAKDKGIDGETLDLNTKLANIYAKEGNLREANTTINITLREASELPNEPALKVQQEVADFYNETRQYDNEIKLRKELLKSVDKAKVKNKVDLENTSFSIPEGNKKEDENTDSLTSQKLNYKIGNAYVQKENYTEAIEYLEKSVEEAGQKEDLEVQKHATRKLSEVYATVGKHIKAIQTYRNYVDIVDSLYIRKEQEIYQAKRLTKKISDYQSRLTVLEKNNELSDNKVSLAIKEEQLTKAKSKTQLIVIYSLVGSLVLMTLLAFYKHRANQKQQLANSLLALKSMRSQMNPHFIFNALNSVNSFIAVNDERNANRYLSEFSALMRSVLENSDEDFIPFTKEIELLELYVKLEHNRFKDKFDYTINVDKAINLDEFQIPPMLLQPYIENAIWHGLRYRKEKGHLGITIKKQGENAITIVIEDDGIGRKKSLEMKTKNQLKQKSKGMSTIKNRIAILNDMYQDKVNVIITDLLEDGSGTKVQLTLKK is encoded by the coding sequence GTGAAATTAAAATATTATATAGCATTTATCATATTAACTATTACTTCCTTAAAGGTAAAATCTCAAGGACCAGTATTAAACAAAGGAGGTGGTTTCGAATTAAAAGTGAGAATTTATGATACCGAGAGTAATGAGTACATAAAAAATGCTCAAGTTAGTATCAATGCTTTTGTTACTACTAGAAGTGACATTAATGGTTTTTATAGATTAAAAGCACGCATTAATGATGAATTAGTCGTAAGACATCCAGATTTTGAAACGGTTAGGAAAGTCATAGACATTAAAGATGATATTACGATTGAAGTAAGGGACAATCCAAGATATTCCAAAAAAAAATGGACAAGCTTTAGAAACCGAACAAAGCGAAAAACTACTTCTAAAGATTATACACAAATAATGGATTCTGCTGTCTACTACAAGGAAAAAGATTTAGATAAAAGTATTTTCTTTATTGAAGAAGCCTTAGAAGCTAATGAATCTAAAAAGCGAAATGCTAACACATATAAAGTTCTTGGAGATATTTATTTCTTTTGGAAACAATATGATATAGCAATTAGTAACTATAAAATATCATTGCAAATTTTTGATAAAGAAGAAACAAGATTGCAGTTGGCAAAAACTCAATTTTTAGCAAAGAAATACGAAGACAGTGAAATTTCTTATAAAATGCTGGAAGATGAAAGTTTAAGTAATTATGATAAAGTTCAGGTATTAGAAGGTTTAGCAGATGCTTTAGCAAAACAGAATAAAGATAAAGATGCTAAAAAATATTATGAGCAAGCTTTAAAATTAGCCAAAGACAAAGGAATAGATGGAGAAACTCTAGATTTAAATACCAAGTTAGCCAATATTTATGCTAAAGAAGGAAATCTTAGAGAAGCCAATACAACAATAAACATTACATTAAGAGAAGCTTCTGAATTACCAAATGAACCTGCTTTAAAAGTTCAACAGGAAGTTGCTGATTTTTACAATGAAACTCGACAGTATGATAATGAAATTAAATTAAGAAAAGAACTTTTAAAAAGTGTAGATAAAGCAAAAGTTAAAAATAAAGTAGACTTAGAAAATACATCATTTTCAATTCCTGAAGGAAATAAAAAAGAAGATGAAAATACAGATTCTTTAACCTCTCAAAAATTAAATTACAAAATAGGTAATGCTTACGTGCAAAAAGAAAACTACACAGAAGCCATTGAATATTTAGAGAAGAGTGTAGAAGAAGCAGGTCAAAAAGAAGATTTAGAAGTTCAAAAGCATGCAACTAGAAAATTATCTGAGGTTTATGCGACAGTAGGGAAGCATATTAAAGCAATTCAAACCTATAGAAATTATGTAGACATTGTAGATTCTTTATACATCAGAAAAGAACAAGAAATTTACCAGGCTAAAAGATTAACAAAGAAAATATCCGATTATCAGAGTCGCTTAACTGTATTAGAAAAGAATAACGAACTGTCTGACAATAAAGTGAGTTTAGCCATAAAAGAAGAACAGCTAACCAAAGCAAAAAGTAAAACACAATTAATAGTTATTTATTCTTTAGTAGGAAGTTTGGTATTAATGACATTATTAGCATTTTACAAACATAGAGCTAATCAAAAACAGCAGTTAGCTAACAGTTTGTTAGCTTTAAAATCAATGCGTTCTCAAATGAATCCGCATTTTATATTTAATGCATTAAACTCAGTAAATAGTTTTATAGCAGTAAATGATGAGCGAAATGCGAACCGATATTTATCAGAATTTTCAGCTTTAATGCGTTCAGTTTTAGAAAATTCAGATGAAGACTTTATTCCTTTTACGAAAGAAATTGAACTTTTAGAATTATATGTAAAGTTAGAACATAATCGATTCAAAGATAAATTCGATTACACGATCAATGTAGATAAAGCTATAAATTTAGATGAATTTCAAATTCCACCGATGTTATTACAACCTTACATTGAAAATGCCATTTGGCACGGCTTACGTTATCGTAAAGAGAAAGGACATTTGGGAATAACAATTAAAAAGCAAGGGGAAAATGCGATTACAATAGTAATTGAAGATGATGGAATTGGAAGAAAGAAATCTTTAGAAATGAAGACCAAAAATCAGTTAAAACAGAAATCTAAAGGAATGAGTACTATTAAGAATAGAATTGCTATTTTAAATGATATGTACCAAGATAAAGTTAATGTTATTATTACTGATCTTTTAGAAGACGGAAGCGGAACTAAAGTACAACTAACCTTAAAAAAATAA
- a CDS encoding endonuclease/exonuclease/phosphatase family protein, giving the protein MSKPIYKRLFSVLARVLLAFLVLLTIFYFWGSSASLDKQDYEKLFTNTFEVKHESDSIHSIITYNIGYLSGMTNNKPIAKTKDFFTENLNKALQEFKKLNPDIIAFQEIDYNSGRSFNVNQEEEIAKLGYNHIARAVNWDKKYVPFPYGLPSVNFGKVVSGQSILSKYELKNYSRIILERVPNNPFYRDAFYLDRLVQVVTTEIKGKEIVILNVHLEAFDKNTRIKHVKKVVELFNTYAKSYPTILVGDFNSDPAFKDAAILEIFNIPNVGNAAFSKEKYDLTYDSDKPHKRLDYIFYTSENIVPVEARVLKEFGQVSDHLPLLMKFKLK; this is encoded by the coding sequence ATGAGTAAACCTATTTATAAGAGATTATTTTCTGTTTTAGCAAGAGTTTTATTAGCATTTTTAGTGTTATTAACAATTTTTTATTTCTGGGGATCTAGTGCTTCTTTAGATAAACAAGATTATGAGAAACTGTTTACAAATACTTTCGAGGTAAAACATGAAAGTGATTCAATACATAGTATCATAACATATAATATTGGGTATTTAAGTGGAATGACGAATAATAAACCAATAGCTAAAACGAAAGATTTTTTTACTGAAAATTTAAATAAAGCTTTACAAGAATTTAAAAAATTGAATCCAGATATTATAGCCTTTCAAGAAATTGATTATAACTCAGGGCGTTCTTTCAATGTAAATCAAGAAGAAGAAATCGCTAAATTAGGTTACAATCATATAGCTAGAGCAGTAAATTGGGATAAAAAATATGTGCCTTTTCCTTATGGTTTACCAAGTGTAAATTTCGGAAAAGTAGTATCTGGTCAATCTATTTTAAGTAAATATGAATTGAAGAATTATTCGAGAATTATTTTAGAAAGAGTGCCTAACAATCCATTTTACAGAGATGCTTTTTATTTAGATAGACTAGTTCAAGTTGTTACAACAGAAATTAAAGGAAAAGAAATAGTAATTCTAAATGTACATTTAGAAGCTTTTGATAAAAATACACGTATAAAACATGTGAAAAAGGTTGTAGAACTATTTAATACCTATGCTAAGAGTTATCCAACTATTTTAGTGGGTGATTTTAATAGTGATCCCGCTTTTAAAGACGCAGCAATTCTAGAGATTTTCAATATCCCAAATGTTGGGAATGCTGCTTTTTCAAAAGAAAAATATGATCTTACTTATGATAGTGATAAACCTCATAAAAGATTAGATTATATTTTTTATACTTCTGAAAATATAGTTCCTGTTGAAGCCAGAGTTTTAAAGGAATTCGGACAAGTTTCAGATCATCTTCCATTGTTGATGAAATTTAAACTAAAATAA
- a CDS encoding 1-aminocyclopropane-1-carboxylate deaminase/D-cysteine desulfhydrase: protein MFDTELTTENQQIFLKQLQDSDVELWMKREDKIHPYVSGNKFRKLKYNILEAKRSQKETIVTFGGAYSNHIVATAVAGNLSNIKTVGIIRGQELADNFNKVLKENNTLHVAYTNGMQFEFITREAYRNKNEESFINKLKEKYGDFYLIPEGGTNSLAVKGCEEILSSEDQKFDYICTAVGTGGTIAGLINAANENQKIIGFPALKGDFLKDEIIKFTKSNHWSLNTNYHFGGYGKFNKELIEFINQFKLETQIPLDPIYTGKMLYGIVDMMLKKQFKKGSKILIIHTGGLQGIDGFNKRLKKKNIDLIKV, encoded by the coding sequence ATGTTTGATACTGAATTAACTACTGAAAATCAACAAATTTTTCTCAAGCAATTACAGGATAGCGATGTTGAATTATGGATGAAAAGAGAAGATAAAATTCATCCATATGTTTCAGGAAACAAGTTCAGAAAGTTAAAATATAATATTTTAGAAGCCAAACGTTCGCAAAAAGAAACTATAGTAACTTTTGGAGGTGCTTATTCTAATCATATTGTAGCTACAGCAGTTGCAGGAAATTTAAGCAATATAAAAACAGTTGGAATTATTAGAGGTCAAGAATTGGCTGATAATTTTAATAAAGTGCTAAAAGAGAATAATACTTTGCATGTAGCCTATACTAATGGAATGCAATTTGAGTTTATTACAAGAGAAGCTTATAGAAATAAAAATGAAGAAAGTTTTATAAACAAACTCAAAGAGAAATATGGTGATTTTTATTTAATTCCAGAAGGAGGAACTAACAGCTTGGCAGTGAAAGGATGTGAAGAGATACTGTCAAGTGAAGATCAAAAATTCGACTATATTTGTACAGCAGTTGGCACAGGAGGAACAATTGCAGGTTTGATAAATGCAGCTAACGAAAATCAAAAGATAATAGGATTCCCAGCTTTAAAAGGAGATTTTTTAAAAGACGAAATTATTAAGTTTACGAAAAGTAACCATTGGAGTTTAAATACCAATTATCATTTTGGAGGATACGGTAAATTCAACAAAGAATTAATAGAATTTATCAATCAGTTTAAGCTAGAAACCCAAATTCCTTTAGATCCTATTTATACAGGAAAAATGCTTTATGGAATTGTAGATATGATGCTAAAAAAGCAATTTAAAAAAGGAAGTAAAATTTTAATAATTCATACAGGAGGTTTACAAGGGATTGATGGATTTAATAAGAGACTAAAAAAGAAAAATATAGATTTAATAAAGGTGTAA
- a CDS encoding tetratricopeptide repeat protein, translating into MKKIIGILFLCTAAISAQEANNFTKLIEVGIVNHDKGKYKEAIEFYEKALKIQPNSELAFYEISLSYFGLKDYKNTIKYCNKILKKGKKHLLPAYINKGSALDLMGKTKRSIKVFKEAIEKLENNYLLHFNLAINYLKMNETDNAEIHFKKAVLDNPLHGSSHFYLAKINHHNRNKVPALLASYYFLLIEPETIRASDIYNILKENLNSSVEEGENEKNITINLNADSSSEFGAIELMISVMEASKKIEKNKDKSESELFVENTERLFKILGDFPASGNKKSIWWNFYVPMFSKIGNSKHIETYCKFITQIDTKSKIWLENNEDKMKSFINWLDKELK; encoded by the coding sequence ATGAAAAAGATTATTGGTATTTTGTTTTTGTGTACTGCAGCTATAAGTGCACAAGAAGCAAATAATTTTACTAAATTAATAGAAGTAGGAATTGTAAACCACGATAAAGGGAAATACAAGGAAGCTATAGAATTTTATGAAAAAGCATTAAAGATTCAGCCAAATTCTGAACTGGCGTTTTATGAAATTTCACTTTCATATTTTGGCTTAAAAGATTACAAAAACACTATAAAGTACTGTAATAAGATTCTTAAAAAAGGCAAGAAACATCTTTTGCCAGCTTACATCAACAAAGGAAGCGCGTTAGATTTGATGGGGAAAACCAAAAGATCAATTAAGGTTTTTAAAGAAGCAATTGAGAAACTTGAAAATAATTATTTATTACATTTTAATTTAGCTATAAATTATTTAAAAATGAATGAAACAGATAACGCTGAAATTCATTTTAAAAAAGCAGTTCTAGATAATCCACTTCATGGTTCAAGTCATTTTTATCTTGCTAAAATCAATCATCATAATAGAAATAAAGTTCCTGCCTTATTAGCAAGTTATTACTTTTTATTAATTGAGCCAGAAACAATAAGAGCCAGTGATATCTATAACATTTTAAAAGAAAATTTAAATAGTAGTGTTGAAGAAGGCGAAAATGAAAAAAACATTACAATTAATCTCAATGCAGATTCAAGTTCAGAGTTTGGAGCAATAGAGTTAATGATTTCAGTAATGGAAGCTTCAAAAAAGATAGAAAAAAATAAAGACAAAAGCGAAAGCGAGTTATTCGTAGAAAACACAGAGAGATTATTTAAAATATTAGGAGATTTTCCTGCCAGTGGAAATAAAAAAAGTATTTGGTGGAACTTTTATGTTCCTATGTTTAGTAAGATAGGGAACAGTAAACATATCGAGACCTATTGTAAGTTTATTACTCAAATAGATACAAAATCTAAAATTTGGTTAGAAAACAACGAAGATAAAATGAAGTCATTCATCAATTGGTTAGATAAAGAGCTAAAATAA